A DNA window from Syntrophaceae bacterium contains the following coding sequences:
- a CDS encoding MBL fold metallo-hydrolase — protein sequence MKIRFWGVRGSIPCPGPATVKYGGNTPCIELRLEDSRRTVIIDAGSGIRDLGNLMMVRDLPEGPIRADLFLTHTHWDHIMGFPFFTPVYVPGTKLNIYGPATYEEETMRDVMGGQMAYRYFPVRWTDLAADIRYFDLKEERIDLGGGLLVSSIYLNHPVLSLGYRFERAGAVLCTVFDTEPFRNIFSTDPLDSSYSEEMAAEGEAVAKEQNERLEAFFHGADFLIHDAQYTGEEYSQGKTGWGHSPMEHAIQTAGRAGVKRLALFHHDPMRTDAELDALAVTLCTPGTAESPEVVFAREGMEIDIGRCA from the coding sequence ATGAAGATCCGCTTCTGGGGGGTCCGGGGATCCATTCCCTGTCCGGGGCCCGCCACCGTAAAATACGGGGGGAATACGCCCTGCATCGAACTCCGGCTTGAAGACTCCCGGCGGACCGTCATCATCGACGCCGGCTCGGGCATCCGGGATCTGGGCAACCTCATGATGGTCCGCGATCTTCCGGAGGGGCCGATACGGGCGGACCTTTTCCTGACCCATACCCACTGGGACCATATCATGGGGTTTCCCTTCTTTACTCCCGTCTATGTTCCCGGGACAAAACTCAACATCTACGGACCGGCTACGTACGAGGAAGAAACCATGCGGGATGTGATGGGCGGGCAGATGGCCTACCGGTATTTCCCGGTGCGCTGGACGGATCTCGCCGCTGACATCCGCTACTTCGACCTGAAGGAAGAGCGCATCGACCTGGGGGGGGGGCTCCTGGTTTCGTCCATCTACCTCAATCACCCGGTCCTGAGCCTCGGGTACCGCTTCGAACGGGCCGGCGCGGTTCTCTGTACCGTCTTCGACACGGAACCGTTCCGGAACATCTTTTCCACGGATCCGCTGGATTCGTCTTACAGCGAGGAAATGGCCGCGGAAGGAGAGGCGGTCGCGAAGGAGCAAAACGAACGTCTGGAAGCGTTCTTTCACGGCGCCGACTTCCTGATTCATGACGCACAGTATACCGGGGAGGAATACAGTCAGGGCAAGACTGGCTGGGGGCACTCGCCGATGGAGCACGCCATTCAGACAGCCGGGCGGGCAGGCGTCAAAAGGCTGGCGCTCTTCCATCACGACCCGATGCGGACCGACGCAGAACTGGACGCGCTCGCCGTGACGCTCTGCACTCCCGGGACGGCTGAATCCCCGGAGGTTGTATTCGCCCGGGAGGGGATGGAGATCGATATCGGGCGGTGCGCGTGA